CCAGACTGTGGGGGAGTCATCATGAGCAGCGGCGACTACCTGCGCTACCTGCGGGCTCTGAAGGGCGGTCCCGATCTGTTCACCGTCAGCGAGGGCAGCGGCGTCCCACCCGGCACCCTGCGGGAGATTGAGCAACGCTATCGGGCGGTGGGCGACGAGGAGACCCTGGAGAAACTGGCGCAGTATTATGACGTCCCCGTCGAGGAACTGCGGTGGCGGCACGAGTGGAGCCGAAAGGCGCTGAGCCTGGCGCTGGACGTCGCCCAGGCGGAGGATGTCCCGATTCAACTCAACCTGCGCACCGGGCAGTCGCTCCGTGGAAAAGTGATCTGGTGGGATCTCGGGGCAACCCTCTTGGAGACGGATGACGGCGATCAAGTGGTGGTGCAGCGGCACATGGTGGACACATGGGAGCCGCGCCTGGAGACCACGGTAAGCGAGGAGAGCGAGTAGCGAGGGAGCCGATGTTGCTAGGGGAACAACGGATCAAAGCGTTGGTCGACCAGGTCCTGCGCGCCTCCCAGGCGGAACACACGGAGGTGATCGTCTTCGTTTACGACAGCCAGCTCACCCGCTTCGCGAACAACGGGATCCATCAAAACGTGGCCGAGCGTGATGTGAGCGTGCGGGTGCGCGCCATCGTCGGAAACCGGCAGGGGGTCGCCTCCACCAACGACCTCTCCCCCGCGGGGATCGCAGGCGTGGCGGAGACGGCGTTGGCCCTGGCCAGGCTACAACCTGAGGCCGATGATCCGCCTCCACTGGCCGACGCGACCGCGCCCGCATCCCTGGACGCGGGGTTCGACGAGGCCACGGCCGCCTGCTCTGCCGCCCGCCGGGCCGAGGCCGTGCGCGTGATGTGCGCGCTGGCGAAGGACGCGGGCCTCATCGCGTCCGGCCTGGTCGGCACGGAGACACTGGAGACCGTCGTGGCGAACGATCAGGGGCTGTTCGCTTATGATCGGGGCAGCGTGGCCGAGATGAAGGCCACCGTGATGAGCGACGACAGCTCCGGCACGGCGGAGGAGGCGGCATGGCGCCTGGGCGATCTGGACCCGGAGGCCATCGGGCGAGAGGCCGTGGAGCGCGCGGTGCGGGGACGAAACCCGCGCCCGCTGCCTGCGGGCACCTATCCGGTCGTGCTGGAGTGCTACGCCGTGGCGGACATGCTTTCCCATCTGGGCATACTGGGCTTCAACGCCCTGGCCGTGCAGGAGGGACGCAGCTTCTTGGAGGGAAAGATCGGCCAGACGGTGATGCATCCCAGCGTCTCCATCTGGGATGACGCCACGGATCCCACGGGGCTGCCCCGCGCATACGACTGGGAGGGCGTGCGCAAGCGACGCCTCTCGCTGGTGGAGGCGGGCGTGGCTCGTGGCGTGGTTTACGACCTGGCCACGGCCCGGAAGGATGGCGTGGAGTCCACCGGGCACGGGCTGCCGGCACCTAATCCCCGCGGGCCGATCCCCGGCCACATGTTCATGGCCCCGGGCGAGGCCACGGTCGAGGAGATGATCGCGGGCATGGACCGCGGCCTGTACGTATCCACATTCCACTACACCCGCGCGGTGCATCCCAAATGGACCGTGGTCACCGGCATGACGCGAGACGGCACCTACTGGATCGAGGGCGGCGAGATCGCCTATCCGGTGAGGAACCTGCGCTTCACTCAGTCCTATGTCGACGCCCTGGCACACGTGGAGGCCGTCGGCCGGGAGACGCGCCTGATACGCAGCTGGCAGGGGGGCTGCCGAGTGCCGGCCATCCGGGTGAGCGAGTTCACCTTCACGGGTACCACGGAATTCTGATTTCGCCCCCTTCCCTGGATCTCCTGCTTGCGGCGGCTCCTATCCGGAGCCGCCGCAAGCAGGAGATCCCGGGAAGGGGGCGAAATCAGAACTCCGTGGTACCCGTGTAGGGATG
The sequence above is a segment of the Chloroflexota bacterium genome. Coding sequences within it:
- a CDS encoding TldD/PmbA family protein, which translates into the protein MLLGEQRIKALVDQVLRASQAEHTEVIVFVYDSQLTRFANNGIHQNVAERDVSVRVRAIVGNRQGVASTNDLSPAGIAGVAETALALARLQPEADDPPPLADATAPASLDAGFDEATAACSAARRAEAVRVMCALAKDAGLIASGLVGTETLETVVANDQGLFAYDRGSVAEMKATVMSDDSSGTAEEAAWRLGDLDPEAIGREAVERAVRGRNPRPLPAGTYPVVLECYAVADMLSHLGILGFNALAVQEGRSFLEGKIGQTVMHPSVSIWDDATDPTGLPRAYDWEGVRKRRLSLVEAGVARGVVYDLATARKDGVESTGHGLPAPNPRGPIPGHMFMAPGEATVEEMIAGMDRGLYVSTFHYTRAVHPKWTVVTGMTRDGTYWIEGGEIAYPVRNLRFTQSYVDALAHVEAVGRETRLIRSWQGGCRVPAIRVSEFTFTGTTEF